From Pelosinus fermentans DSM 17108, the proteins below share one genomic window:
- a CDS encoding amino acid ABC transporter permease: MQNLGINVLFEGTTLQRLFEGLMMTAGIAFISIIIGSLLGIGMGLLRTSKSRIVQFICRFYLEVFRIIPILVWLFIVYFGVTNALDIHLDGEIVAVIVFSLWGAAEMGDIVRGALESLPKHQIESGKAIGLSFWGLYRYVLIPQAVRRMLPGAINLSTRMVKTTSLVVMIGVIDVIKVGQQIIERSVIKVPTASFWVYGLIFILYFIICYPLSRLSKKLEEKWEN; the protein is encoded by the coding sequence ATGCAGAATTTGGGAATTAATGTTCTATTTGAAGGAACGACACTGCAGCGTTTATTCGAAGGATTGATGATGACAGCGGGAATCGCGTTTATCTCCATTATTATCGGATCTCTTTTAGGTATAGGAATGGGGCTGCTGAGAACATCCAAGTCAAGAATCGTACAGTTTATCTGTCGTTTTTATCTTGAAGTCTTTAGAATCATACCAATTCTAGTATGGCTGTTTATTGTTTATTTCGGTGTAACAAATGCATTGGATATTCATCTAGATGGTGAAATTGTTGCCGTGATTGTATTCAGCCTGTGGGGCGCAGCAGAAATGGGGGACATTGTCAGAGGAGCATTAGAATCCTTGCCTAAACATCAAATTGAATCTGGAAAGGCTATTGGGCTTAGCTTTTGGGGACTTTACAGGTATGTGCTGATCCCCCAGGCTGTAAGACGCATGCTGCCTGGAGCGATTAATCTATCAACAAGAATGGTGAAAACAACATCTCTGGTTGTTATGATTGGTGTTATTGATGTAATAAAGGTAGGCCAGCAGATTATAGAAAGATCTGTCATAAAAGTGCCGACTGCATCTTTTTGGGTTTATGGACTGATTTTTATCCTGTACTTCATTATCTGTTATCCGTTGTCCAGGCTGTCAAAGAAACTGGAAGAAAAATGGGAAAATTAA
- a CDS encoding amino acid ABC transporter permease has product MDINWQFIISTLPLYQKAAWITIKLGFWGTLLSLVIGLVCSIILYFRIKVLKELVGIYVELSRNTPLLIQLFFLYFGLTKIGITMSETTCAIIGLAFLGGSYMSEAFRSGIEAVSKTQIESGLSIGLSQMQLIRYVILPQAFAVTMPSLAANCIFLFKETSIVGAIAIAELMHVTQDVIGMYYQTFESLFMLVVAYLIIILPLSFLLTWLERKVRYAEFGN; this is encoded by the coding sequence ATGGATATTAATTGGCAGTTTATAATAAGCACGCTGCCTTTATATCAAAAGGCAGCGTGGATTACGATAAAGCTTGGTTTCTGGGGTACGCTGCTGTCCTTAGTCATTGGTCTGGTGTGCAGTATTATATTATATTTTAGGATAAAGGTTTTAAAAGAGCTTGTTGGAATATATGTTGAACTTTCCCGTAATACTCCTTTATTAATACAGCTATTTTTCTTATATTTTGGACTGACGAAAATAGGCATAACCATGAGTGAGACCACTTGTGCCATTATCGGTTTGGCGTTTTTGGGCGGAAGTTACATGTCAGAGGCCTTTCGCAGTGGAATTGAAGCCGTGAGTAAGACGCAAATTGAATCCGGTTTGAGCATTGGTCTTTCTCAAATGCAGTTGATTCGCTATGTAATTCTTCCTCAAGCATTTGCGGTAACCATGCCATCCTTAGCAGCAAATTGCATCTTTTTATTTAAGGAAACGTCTATAGTAGGAGCCATTGCCATTGCAGAGCTTATGCACGTAACACAAGATGTCATTGGTATGTATTATCAAACATTTGAATCACTGTTTATGCTGGTGGTTGCCTATCTGATTATTATTCTGCCCTTATCATTCCTGCTAACCTGGTTAGAAAGGAAGGTGCGTTATGCAGAATTTGGGAATTAA
- a CDS encoding permease codes for MEDALATIAAAVWTDNWNHLINFKVILLSIVIESFPFLLMSVIVSALLNNFVSENTIRNMIPKSNILSIFMACFLGILFPVCDCGMVPIVRRLILKGVPLPAAIAFMLAAPIVNPVVSAATAFAFQNNMYIVLLRLGTAFGVALCTGLLLNGFTRGRQLKSPSQIHSHGYCQHTLNSHHPGHSHLHRWINTLRDASHEFFEMGKYLVIGAMLGSLSQIAIPREILLSLGQDSSLSIGVMMVFAFFISVCSAADAFIAASFSSSFTLGSLVAFMVFGPMIDLKNILMLLHTFRTKFVCCLTLIIIMLCSSAAYLINHL; via the coding sequence GTGGAAGATGCATTAGCAACGATCGCTGCTGCTGTATGGACTGATAATTGGAATCATTTGATTAATTTTAAAGTTATCTTACTCAGTATTGTTATTGAGTCTTTTCCTTTTTTACTGATGAGTGTAATCGTATCAGCATTACTCAATAATTTTGTTTCGGAAAATACGATACGCAATATGATACCCAAAAGTAATATTCTAAGCATCTTCATGGCCTGTTTTCTGGGTATTCTTTTTCCCGTATGCGACTGCGGTATGGTACCGATTGTGCGGCGTTTGATTTTGAAAGGAGTCCCCTTGCCCGCGGCTATTGCTTTCATGCTGGCTGCTCCAATTGTAAATCCCGTTGTAAGCGCAGCAACAGCCTTTGCCTTTCAAAATAATATGTATATCGTTTTATTGCGCCTTGGAACAGCATTTGGAGTAGCCCTGTGTACTGGATTATTACTTAACGGCTTTACTAGGGGCAGGCAGCTAAAATCACCAAGTCAAATCCATTCCCACGGATACTGTCAGCATACACTAAATAGCCACCATCCTGGACATTCTCACCTCCATAGATGGATCAATACTCTTCGAGATGCTTCCCATGAGTTTTTTGAAATGGGAAAATATTTGGTAATAGGCGCTATGCTGGGATCATTATCACAGATCGCTATTCCTCGGGAAATATTGTTATCTCTGGGGCAAGATTCATCTCTATCCATTGGAGTTATGATGGTTTTCGCCTTTTTTATCTCGGTATGCTCAGCTGCTGATGCATTTATCGCTGCTTCCTTTTCCAGTAGCTTTACATTAGGTTCTCTTGTAGCCTTTATGGTTTTTGGGCCTATGATTGACCTTAAAAATATTCTTATGCTGTTACATACGTTCCGCACCAAATTTGTATGTTGCCTCACATTGATCATTATCATGCTGTGCTCCAGTGCGGCCTATCTGATCAATCACTTGTAA
- a CDS encoding TIGR03943 family putative permease subunit, which translates to MQPRKRNLRSFNTGACIQSIILLGFIILLLWLDITKQLSLYINPKFIILTQLSYLLLVPMLVIQIIDTLLPTSYEQYCHKHSGIGKYTPFFLILFLAFAVPENTLNANLVSSKGLNSQSSAITHSIKDLPRPLAPVFSQMDTIKVTNLNYTEAMCEINNFPNEYAGKKITMTGFVFQIPGATNNQTSLVRYVVMCCTADSLPYGVMCEGIETQKYPDGTWLSIEGIIQMVTYDGKDAASIKITSLQKIEAPKDPYVYPYN; encoded by the coding sequence TTGCAACCTAGAAAAAGAAATCTGCGGTCTTTCAACACCGGAGCTTGCATACAATCCATCATTCTTCTTGGTTTTATCATTTTACTCCTATGGCTTGATATTACAAAACAATTATCCCTATATATCAATCCAAAGTTTATAATACTCACTCAGCTATCCTATCTTTTATTAGTTCCTATGCTTGTCATACAAATCATAGATACGTTGCTGCCCACTTCTTATGAGCAGTATTGCCATAAACATTCTGGCATCGGAAAATATACCCCTTTCTTTTTGATCCTCTTTTTAGCCTTTGCGGTACCCGAAAATACACTCAATGCAAATTTGGTCAGCAGTAAGGGACTCAATAGCCAATCCAGCGCTATTACTCATTCGATAAAAGATTTGCCGCGGCCTTTAGCACCAGTATTCAGTCAAATGGATACCATTAAGGTTACAAATCTCAACTATACGGAAGCGATGTGCGAAATAAATAATTTCCCTAATGAATATGCAGGAAAAAAGATTACCATGACGGGATTTGTATTCCAAATTCCAGGGGCAACCAATAATCAAACTTCCTTGGTGCGTTATGTCGTTATGTGCTGTACTGCCGATTCTTTACCTTATGGAGTCATGTGTGAAGGGATTGAAACCCAAAAGTATCCTGATGGAACCTGGCTGTCTATTGAAGGTATCATTCAAATGGTTACATACGACGGCAAAGATGCTGCATCAATTAAAATTACCTCTCTGCAAAAAATTGAAGCACCAAAAGACCCTTACGTATATCCTTATAATTAG
- a CDS encoding DNA-3-methyladenine glycosylase, translating to MKKLERSFYERATLEVAKDLLGKYMVHEAHDGRTVGKIVEVEAYVGSIDAACHAYKNKYTNRTKIMFGKGGHAYVYLIYGMHYCMNIVTNQESYPEAVLIRALEPIEGLEIMKKRRKAEAILNLCSGPGKLCQAMGITKLQNEMDLCGESMFLLHGERIMPEDIVTTPRINIDYAKEARDYPWRFIIKDNPFVSKGK from the coding sequence TTGAAAAAGTTAGAGAGAAGTTTCTATGAGCGGGCTACTTTAGAAGTTGCAAAAGACTTATTAGGAAAATACATGGTTCATGAGGCCCATGATGGCAGGACAGTTGGCAAAATTGTAGAGGTTGAGGCGTATGTGGGTTCCATTGATGCTGCATGTCATGCTTATAAAAATAAATACACAAATCGAACCAAAATTATGTTTGGCAAAGGTGGACATGCGTATGTGTACTTAATTTATGGTATGCACTATTGTATGAATATCGTAACCAATCAAGAATCATATCCAGAAGCTGTATTAATTAGAGCATTAGAACCCATTGAAGGATTGGAGATCATGAAAAAGCGCCGGAAAGCCGAGGCCATTTTAAATTTATGCAGCGGGCCAGGAAAGCTGTGTCAGGCAATGGGAATCACAAAACTGCAAAATGAGATGGATTTATGTGGGGAAAGCATGTTCTTATTACATGGTGAAAGGATTATGCCTGAAGATATAGTAACTACTCCTCGTATTAATATTGATTATGCTAAAGAGGCAAGAGATTACCCTTGGAGATTTATTATTAAAGACAATCCCTTTGTGTCAAAAGGAAAATAG
- a CDS encoding amino acid permease, with protein MTAFNKKDFIVMALGNIIGSGIFLASSLVIGVAGIWAPFAYLFGGLVMMMEVSFIIEMTIANPVSGSFKAHAQEVFGEWWGFMIGWMFWVSGVLGMAGEVTACAIFLRLWLPSVPLWVCSLLFALGITLLNFNDVKGLSKIELGLAITKVATLVIFVIMGFTVIAGISIGDANTEFMPFQSLLQAPLEGFSGMLGAMLLILFAYTGTGIIGIAAVETEKPEKTVPPAAKFITISVTLLYTLSAFLIISLLPLDLLDETISPFVQLFTIFKIPYAGDLVNFILLTAGVSALNSQVYSSSRMLFSLAKENQAPQIAKYQNSKGVPIAAVTISGVVLLCGAILSYYLPDKIFIYTVSASGFLALINWMSVSATHYYYRKKILAKSPEKLKYKAPFYPYLSWICFFIIFVSILSTPLYPDQLPGLYSGLLLMLLISIAYLIRNLWINKKDR; from the coding sequence TTGACAGCATTTAATAAAAAAGACTTTATCGTTATGGCTTTAGGCAATATTATCGGGTCAGGCATCTTTTTGGCCAGCAGCCTTGTAATCGGCGTTGCAGGTATATGGGCACCTTTTGCCTACCTATTTGGCGGACTCGTTATGATGATGGAAGTATCTTTTATCATTGAGATGACAATCGCAAACCCTGTTTCAGGTTCTTTTAAGGCACATGCCCAAGAAGTCTTTGGCGAGTGGTGGGGTTTTATGATTGGTTGGATGTTTTGGGTCAGCGGTGTATTAGGAATGGCTGGTGAGGTTACGGCTTGCGCTATCTTTCTTCGCTTATGGCTGCCTTCGGTTCCGTTATGGGTCTGCAGCCTACTATTTGCCTTAGGAATTACGCTGTTAAATTTCAATGATGTGAAAGGCTTAAGTAAAATTGAATTAGGGCTTGCTATTACAAAAGTAGCTACCCTCGTGATATTTGTTATTATGGGCTTTACGGTTATAGCAGGTATTTCCATCGGAGATGCCAACACAGAATTTATGCCCTTCCAATCCCTCCTTCAAGCTCCCTTAGAAGGATTCTCAGGTATGCTGGGTGCTATGCTCCTTATTTTATTTGCTTATACAGGAACAGGTATTATTGGAATCGCTGCGGTAGAAACAGAAAAGCCGGAAAAAACCGTCCCTCCAGCAGCTAAATTTATCACTATTTCAGTAACGCTGCTCTATACTCTATCGGCTTTTCTGATTATTTCCTTGCTGCCTTTAGATTTATTGGATGAAACCATCAGTCCCTTTGTACAGCTATTTACGATTTTTAAAATTCCCTATGCAGGGGATCTTGTAAACTTCATTCTTTTAACCGCTGGGGTTTCTGCTCTTAATTCTCAGGTTTATTCCTCCTCCCGTATGCTGTTCTCTTTAGCCAAAGAAAACCAAGCACCCCAGATCGCCAAATATCAAAATAGTAAGGGGGTTCCCATCGCAGCGGTTACGATTAGTGGCGTTGTGCTGTTATGCGGAGCCATACTCTCTTATTATCTGCCTGATAAAATATTTATTTATACCGTCAGTGCCAGCGGATTCCTGGCACTTATCAATTGGATGAGCGTATCCGCTACCCATTATTATTATCGCAAGAAAATCCTTGCCAAAAGTCCAGAGAAATTAAAATATAAGGCTCCCTTTTATCCCTATCTCTCTTGGATTTGTTTTTTTATTATCTTCGTTTCGATCCTTTCCACTCCTTTGTATCCAGATCAGCTGCCAGGTCTGTACTCAGGTTTACTGCTCATGTTACTCATTAGTATTGCCTATTTGATCCGCAATCTGTGGATCAATAAAAAAGATCGTTAA
- a CDS encoding sulfite exporter TauE/SafE family protein, with amino-acid sequence MAETFYVRDMYCITCENRIEKAVTKVAGVIKVKASYEENKVYVEYDSLLTSQAVINEAILSAGYFVGKKQASNPIKPILGISLIFLAILLLGQNVSEFDMSSKLKGEVTYFVLFIIGIFTSFHCIGMCGGIMLSQILSSSTNHKAQSFLPSLHYNMGRVLGYTALGGIVGALGSVLSLSIGFMAGISIFAGIFMMIMGLNMAGLNLFRSYLRIPLPAFSIMPKAKTPFAVGILNGLMPCGPLQTMQLYALGTGSAILGASSMLVFSLGTVPLMLSFGSISGFFSKNSTKRILKLSGVLVIVLGMIMTNRGLAIAGFNLPLFNLPAQSRSGTSMAAKAQLENGIQTLRMSASNQGYAPNVLYVQKGVPVKWIITGEQINSCNNEVIVPSLQIKKKLLPGENIIEFTPQDQDLPFSCWMGMIRGLIKVVDDVNAVDVAKDTTAIPAGSGCCSTNGSSSCCSKPPQDSIYGDDLSKVPTEKIIHRATLQNKLQTINIKGIGYEFDPLIMVLAAETTAKMTIDLTKFDDPEGTWDIVDYQEKKIIASFEGKKGIVEVTFNPPSLGTFGVYKNRQATSIIEVVEELEKTNIEKIRAKFL; translated from the coding sequence ATAGCAGAAACGTTCTATGTTCGTGATATGTACTGTATAACCTGCGAGAACCGAATTGAAAAAGCTGTAACTAAAGTTGCCGGCGTAATTAAGGTGAAAGCCAGTTATGAAGAAAATAAGGTATATGTCGAATATGATTCCCTCCTTACCAGCCAGGCAGTCATCAATGAAGCAATTCTATCTGCAGGTTACTTCGTTGGAAAAAAACAGGCATCAAATCCTATAAAGCCGATACTGGGTATCTCCCTTATCTTCTTAGCGATTCTTCTCTTAGGGCAGAATGTCAGTGAATTTGACATGAGTTCTAAGTTAAAGGGTGAAGTTACATATTTCGTTTTATTTATCATTGGTATTTTTACCTCTTTTCATTGTATCGGTATGTGCGGCGGGATTATGTTATCACAAATTCTATCAAGCAGTACAAACCATAAAGCCCAATCCTTTCTCCCTTCCTTACATTATAATATGGGGCGAGTACTTGGCTATACGGCACTTGGCGGAATAGTCGGCGCACTTGGATCGGTCCTTTCTTTATCGATAGGGTTTATGGCTGGTATTTCTATCTTCGCCGGTATTTTTATGATGATTATGGGTCTTAACATGGCGGGATTAAATCTATTTCGCAGCTACCTAAGAATACCACTGCCTGCCTTTTCTATTATGCCAAAGGCCAAAACCCCTTTTGCAGTGGGAATCCTAAATGGCCTCATGCCTTGCGGTCCTTTGCAAACGATGCAGCTTTATGCCTTAGGCACAGGCAGCGCAATACTCGGAGCCTCCTCGATGCTGGTTTTTTCCTTAGGTACTGTACCATTGATGCTGTCTTTTGGCAGTATCTCCGGTTTTTTCAGTAAGAACTCGACGAAGCGGATTCTAAAATTAAGCGGTGTGTTGGTCATTGTTTTAGGAATGATCATGACCAATCGCGGCTTAGCAATCGCAGGTTTCAATCTTCCACTTTTTAATTTACCTGCCCAAAGCAGGAGCGGAACTTCGATGGCAGCAAAAGCACAACTTGAAAATGGCATTCAAACGTTACGCATGTCTGCAAGCAATCAGGGCTATGCCCCTAATGTTCTCTATGTACAAAAAGGCGTACCTGTAAAATGGATTATTACCGGAGAGCAAATTAATTCATGTAATAATGAAGTCATTGTGCCTTCCTTGCAAATTAAGAAAAAACTACTTCCCGGGGAAAATATCATTGAATTCACTCCTCAGGATCAGGACCTGCCATTCAGCTGCTGGATGGGCATGATTCGAGGGCTGATTAAAGTTGTCGATGATGTAAATGCAGTGGACGTGGCTAAGGATACAACAGCTATTCCTGCTGGAAGTGGCTGCTGCAGCACAAATGGATCTTCCTCATGCTGCAGTAAACCACCTCAAGATAGTATCTATGGTGATGATCTCAGCAAAGTACCAACGGAAAAAATAATTCATAGAGCCACTCTACAAAATAAACTGCAAACCATAAATATAAAGGGAATCGGCTACGAATTTGATCCCTTAATTATGGTTTTAGCAGCGGAAACCACAGCAAAAATGACCATTGATCTAACGAAGTTTGATGACCCTGAAGGTACTTGGGATATCGTTGATTATCAGGAAAAGAAAATCATTGCATCATTCGAAGGGAAAAAGGGAATTGTGGAAGTAACATTCAATCCTCCATCACTTGGCACCTTCGGCGTCTACAAAAATCGACAAGCAACTAGTATTATTGAAGTAGTCGAAGAACTTGAAAAGACAAATATTGAGAAAATTAGAGCAAAATTCCTATAG
- a CDS encoding ATP-binding protein → MKKINLTTKLNFKIICVVLLLMITVTVHNLWLSLQEENEKNALWLVSITDFLIQKKPEGSFSDIAANHGALQSTQQEIMTINHELQPVLQSVLVPSNIIKFGFYSLKHESIVAIGPHSDVSILLGIDGKPFKKVFYTDTEKFIERKNSLVWHGANTLIHVRPVTDRNGNIIGHAFAAINQDAVNAAMCKRTVNTLGAAVFMLLVCIVIFRELFNKLKKDMQLFAEGILHGCTSDFNSELAEFTPILKYISEQTEKMTRLDRLNIIGEMAAGIAHEVRNPMTTVRGLLQFMGNKQEFANQKEKFSLMIDEIDRANKIITEFLALAKNRAMNFSENNLNDIICDIYPLIQADALRNNSDIKISLGDIPLLFLDQDSIHQLIFNMVRNGLDAMPAGGLIHISTKQNEQQNVVLSIKDHGLGIPKEDIDKLGTPFFTTKDHGTGLGLAVCYRIVHRHAATLSITSELEEGTTFTIEFQSIL, encoded by the coding sequence GTGAAAAAAATAAACCTAACAACAAAGCTTAATTTTAAAATCATTTGTGTTGTTTTGTTGCTCATGATCACTGTTACCGTTCATAATCTTTGGCTGTCTTTGCAAGAAGAAAATGAGAAAAATGCCCTGTGGCTTGTATCTATTACTGATTTTCTTATTCAAAAAAAACCTGAAGGTTCTTTTAGTGATATTGCCGCTAACCATGGTGCCCTTCAATCAACTCAGCAAGAAATTATGACCATAAATCATGAACTTCAACCTGTCTTACAATCTGTACTCGTACCATCCAATATCATAAAATTCGGTTTTTATTCTCTGAAACACGAAAGTATTGTAGCCATTGGTCCCCATTCTGATGTTTCCATATTATTGGGAATCGATGGGAAACCCTTTAAGAAGGTTTTTTACACTGATACAGAAAAATTCATAGAACGAAAAAATTCACTAGTATGGCATGGTGCCAACACGCTCATTCATGTTAGACCAGTCACAGATCGTAATGGCAACATTATCGGTCATGCTTTCGCTGCAATCAATCAAGATGCTGTAAATGCAGCCATGTGTAAGCGAACGGTAAATACTCTAGGGGCAGCCGTTTTTATGCTATTGGTATGTATTGTAATTTTTCGTGAACTCTTCAATAAGTTGAAAAAGGATATGCAGCTATTTGCTGAAGGAATTCTGCATGGATGCACTAGTGACTTTAATAGTGAATTAGCCGAATTTACTCCTATATTAAAATATATCAGTGAGCAAACAGAGAAGATGACTCGTCTCGATCGCTTGAATATTATTGGCGAAATGGCGGCAGGTATTGCTCATGAAGTACGAAACCCCATGACGACAGTAAGAGGTTTACTACAGTTTATGGGAAATAAGCAAGAGTTCGCTAACCAGAAGGAAAAGTTTAGTCTAATGATCGATGAAATTGATCGCGCAAATAAGATTATTACAGAATTCCTAGCCCTGGCCAAAAATAGAGCCATGAATTTCTCGGAAAATAACTTAAATGATATTATTTGCGATATTTATCCTTTAATACAGGCAGATGCTTTACGCAATAATAGTGATATTAAAATTTCTCTAGGTGACATTCCACTTCTGTTTTTAGATCAGGACAGTATCCACCAGTTGATTTTCAACATGGTTCGGAATGGATTAGATGCCATGCCTGCCGGTGGTTTAATCCACATCAGCACCAAACAGAATGAGCAGCAAAACGTAGTCTTATCCATAAAAGATCATGGTCTTGGTATACCAAAAGAAGATATAGATAAACTGGGAACACCCTTTTTTACTACAAAAGATCATGGAACGGGCTTAGGACTAGCCGTTTGCTACCGTATCGTACATCGCCATGCAGCAACCCTTTCCATTACTAGCGAACTGGAAGAAGGTACTACCTTTACAATTGAATTTCAATCCATTTTATAA
- a CDS encoding tripartite tricarboxylate transporter TctB family protein, with translation MIEKIISLLFLISSLTYLYWAQEFTFGTLSSPKSGFLPNLAGVTALLLSLLLIFRQFQSKKTTNKEAVNWIKFLFILIGLMFYLMILTIVGYFVATFLFLFYLFKLADTSGWRVPLAISFCASSAFHLLFTYYLRVALP, from the coding sequence ATGATTGAGAAAATAATTTCTCTGCTATTTTTGATTAGCAGCTTAACGTATTTGTACTGGGCACAAGAATTCACTTTCGGGACTCTTAGCTCGCCTAAATCTGGATTCTTGCCAAATCTAGCGGGAGTCACTGCTTTGCTATTATCTTTGCTTCTCATTTTTCGCCAATTTCAATCAAAAAAGACTACCAATAAAGAAGCCGTAAACTGGATAAAATTTTTATTTATCCTTATTGGTTTGATGTTTTATCTGATGATCTTAACTATTGTCGGCTATTTCGTTGCAACCTTTCTATTCCTATTTTATTTATTTAAGTTAGCTGACACATCAGGCTGGAGGGTTCCCTTAGCGATTTCCTTTTGTGCCTCTTCTGCATTTCATCTATTATTCACCTATTATTTAAGAGTCGCATTACCATAG
- a CDS encoding tripartite tricarboxylate transporter permease — protein MDILNLLLQGVSVSILPANLLSCIIGVLIGTLVGVLPGIDTVSAIALLLPFSYGMDSTAALIMFAGIYYGSKYGGSTTSILINVPGEAASVVTCLDGYPMGQKGRAGAALAISAIGSFIAGTIGLIGLTLLAPPLAQAALAFGPPEYFSLALVGLILLSKLTGTSTLKSALMAVIGIMLSTIGLDSLSGISRFTFGIDELDRGFDLSIIAMGLFGIGEILTAMTHADAKPDIPSVKFRDLYPTKEEWQRSITPMFRGGIVGFLVGLLPGPAATISSFISYGLEKRYSKHPEEFGHGAIEGVAGPEAANNSAISATMIPLLSLGLPFCGATAILLSGFMIHGITPGPSLITERPELFWGLIASMYIGNVLLLIINLPLIGVFVQLLKTPLNILMPLVAVVTLTGAYSINNSMFDLLWVIFFGIMGFLLQRSGFEPSPLIIGLVLGPELERGLTQGLIICNGSIWALITRPLAAAILSLGAIVILYNFVTWFTRRNHKRKELDVN, from the coding sequence TTGGATATCTTGAACCTGCTGCTCCAAGGAGTTTCCGTAAGTATTCTTCCAGCAAATTTATTATCTTGTATCATTGGAGTTTTAATTGGCACATTAGTAGGTGTATTGCCAGGAATTGATACTGTTAGTGCCATTGCCTTACTACTCCCTTTTAGCTACGGTATGGACAGCACTGCCGCACTCATTATGTTTGCAGGGATCTATTATGGCTCTAAATACGGAGGCTCTACCACTTCTATCTTAATCAACGTACCTGGAGAGGCAGCTTCCGTGGTTACTTGCTTAGACGGCTATCCTATGGGGCAAAAGGGACGGGCTGGAGCAGCGTTAGCCATTTCTGCTATTGGTTCTTTTATCGCTGGCACCATCGGTCTTATCGGACTCACCTTGCTAGCTCCGCCGTTAGCTCAGGCTGCCCTGGCCTTTGGACCACCTGAATATTTTTCCCTTGCCCTAGTCGGCTTAATCCTATTATCCAAACTAACTGGAACTTCTACACTTAAATCTGCTCTCATGGCTGTCATCGGTATCATGCTAAGTACCATCGGACTAGACAGCTTGTCTGGCATCAGCCGTTTTACCTTTGGCATTGATGAATTAGACCGAGGTTTCGACTTATCCATTATAGCCATGGGACTCTTTGGTATTGGAGAAATTCTAACGGCTATGACTCATGCTGATGCGAAACCAGATATCCCTTCCGTAAAATTTCGCGATTTATATCCTACGAAAGAAGAATGGCAGCGTTCTATAACTCCTATGTTTCGCGGAGGGATTGTCGGTTTTCTGGTAGGTTTATTACCGGGTCCTGCAGCAACCATATCGAGTTTCATATCTTATGGGCTGGAAAAGCGCTACAGTAAACATCCTGAGGAGTTTGGCCACGGTGCTATCGAGGGAGTCGCAGGTCCAGAAGCGGCCAATAACTCAGCTATTTCGGCTACAATGATACCCTTACTCTCTTTAGGGCTGCCCTTTTGCGGAGCAACTGCAATTTTACTCAGTGGCTTTATGATTCATGGCATTACTCCCGGTCCATCATTAATAACCGAACGACCTGAGCTTTTTTGGGGACTTATTGCCAGTATGTATATAGGCAACGTCCTTTTATTAATCATTAATTTACCTCTTATCGGAGTTTTCGTTCAATTGCTTAAAACTCCGCTCAATATCCTTATGCCTTTAGTGGCAGTAGTCACCCTCACCGGTGCCTACTCCATTAATAACAGCATGTTTGATTTGCTATGGGTCATTTTTTTCGGCATTATGGGATTCTTGCTGCAACGTTCAGGTTTTGAACCAAGTCCTTTGATCATCGGCTTAGTGTTAGGACCAGAATTAGAACGAGGATTGACCCAAGGGTTAATCATTTGCAATGGCAGTATATGGGCATTGATTACCCGCCCACTTGCAGCCGCCATTCTATCTCTAGGAGCGATTGTTATTTTGTATAACTTCGTTACATGGTTTACCAGACGCAATCACAAGAGAAAGGAGTTAGATGTTAACTAA